A DNA window from Hordeum vulgare subsp. vulgare chromosome 1H, MorexV3_pseudomolecules_assembly, whole genome shotgun sequence contains the following coding sequences:
- the LOC123397441 gene encoding uncharacterized protein LOC123397441, producing MQSKPVPLPAPPRNAGPRCRRAGRRLAGAPRRPGPQPPDLRGGRPQQWHNSHALCWRSIRPPPPNNMKCGCDSMFFLCTFSVGNKSNGKSILCQQWQEHIVQRKWMRRNLGFSSNLLQERSPDKDG from the exons ATGCAGTCCAAGCCCGTCCCcctccccgcgccgcctcgcAATGCCGGGCCTCGCTGCCGCCGAGCAGGACGCCGTCTCGCTGGTGCACCGCGTCGCCCGGGCCCTCAACCGCCGGATCTCCGAGGAGGACGCCCT CAACAGTGGCATAATAGCCATGCGTTG TGCTG GCGGTCCATCCGGCCACCTCCTCCGAATAACATGAAGTGCGGGTGTGATTCCATGTTCTTCTTATGTACATTTTCAGTAGGCAACAAAAG caatggcaagagcatattgtgccagcaatggcaagagcatattgtGCAGAGAAAGTGGATGAGAAGAAACTTGGggttctcatccaatcttt TACAGGAGCGCTCGCCCGACAAGGATGGTTGA